One region of Halomicrobium sp. LC1Hm genomic DNA includes:
- a CDS encoding M48 family metallopeptidase encodes MVEKMLADTLGTETAGRLVDGALVACLLAAVTACWLTGLQPVVVAALVAGSVGLERVVGRLTRRRILDTAAQTGRPADRPLRELVADVADRVDVSTPRVVVEASPEPGVTVLQGGDGPVLLLSERIVDDLDREALRGVVGHELAHLDGGHIDWLDSRDPVAHVVGAAVFWVVAGQHLGPALSLVGLAVYVGAGVFRRTPLPQLYYLAGSLGVVLLPLALIAMGRRLEERQADDRAVAIVGANAFCRGLLGVTTARNEASGADGTLAAPATDEGRGLVARVTATHPPLSRRFARYGVDLETLRDA; translated from the coding sequence ATGGTCGAGAAGATGCTGGCCGACACCCTCGGGACCGAGACCGCCGGCCGTCTCGTCGACGGCGCGCTGGTCGCGTGTCTCCTCGCCGCCGTGACAGCGTGCTGGCTCACCGGTCTCCAGCCGGTCGTCGTCGCGGCGCTGGTCGCTGGCAGCGTCGGGCTGGAGCGTGTCGTCGGCAGGCTCACCCGTCGCCGGATTCTCGACACCGCAGCGCAGACGGGTCGACCGGCCGACCGCCCCCTCCGTGAACTGGTGGCCGACGTGGCCGATCGAGTGGACGTTTCGACGCCTCGCGTCGTCGTCGAGGCGTCGCCCGAACCCGGCGTCACCGTCCTCCAGGGCGGGGACGGGCCGGTCTTGCTCCTCTCGGAACGGATCGTCGACGACCTCGACCGGGAGGCGCTCCGCGGTGTGGTCGGGCACGAACTCGCGCACCTCGACGGCGGTCACATCGACTGGCTCGACAGCCGCGATCCGGTCGCACACGTCGTCGGGGCCGCGGTGTTCTGGGTCGTGGCCGGGCAGCATCTCGGTCCCGCGCTGTCGCTGGTCGGACTCGCCGTCTACGTCGGGGCCGGCGTCTTCCGGCGCACCCCACTCCCACAGCTGTACTACCTCGCCGGGAGTCTCGGCGTGGTACTGCTCCCGCTGGCCCTGATCGCGATGGGACGGCGTCTCGAAGAGCGACAGGCCGACGACCGGGCGGTCGCGATCGTCGGCGCGAACGCGTTCTGCCGGGGGCTCTTGGGCGTCACGACCGCCCGCAACGAGGCTTCGGGAGCGGACGGGACGCTCGCCGCTCCCGCGACCGATGAGGGGCGCGGGCTGGTCGCACGGGTCACCGCGACACACCCGCCGTTGAGCCGTCGGTTCGCACGGTACGGCGTCGATCTCGAAACGCTTCGAGACGCCTGA
- a CDS encoding helix-turn-helix domain-containing protein, producing the protein MSTIQEETKPAAFTQTEFREQLRELPPSAKLVAKVLETDAPLSQGQLAEASLLPDRTVRYALNRLEECDLVDSRYSFNDARKQVYFLTN; encoded by the coding sequence ATGAGCACGATTCAGGAGGAGACGAAGCCCGCGGCGTTCACCCAGACGGAGTTTCGCGAGCAGCTCCGCGAACTCCCGCCGAGCGCGAAGCTCGTCGCGAAGGTCCTGGAGACCGACGCGCCGCTGTCCCAGGGACAGCTGGCCGAGGCGTCGCTGTTGCCCGACCGGACGGTCCGCTACGCGTTGAACCGACTCGAAGAGTGTGATCTGGTCGACTCCCGGTACAGCTTCAACGACGCCCGCAAGCAGGTCTACTTCCTCACCAACTGA
- a CDS encoding YkgJ family cysteine cluster protein has protein sequence MTLESDLERARALDVSGLADAIESIGFECTRCGECCTATEPAVEPAEGDAAEETESEPHTATIFPDEIRQLRDDGRDFRDVARPMPYGLSETEDGVEGETFEWALQTDACGDCTFYAEDDGVGACTVHEDRPLICQTYPFSVALDNTVQPMGEAVDEAGLVRAHECEGLGRDIAREDAEELAATLKERAIRELEEAIAVRDSYEPVERADGEVVVYDSEGAKRPDGTPR, from the coding sequence GTGACGCTGGAATCGGACCTCGAACGGGCGCGAGCACTCGACGTGAGCGGGCTGGCCGACGCGATCGAGTCGATCGGCTTCGAGTGTACGCGCTGCGGGGAGTGCTGTACGGCGACGGAGCCCGCGGTCGAGCCCGCCGAGGGCGACGCCGCCGAAGAGACGGAGAGCGAGCCCCACACGGCGACGATCTTCCCCGACGAGATCCGACAGCTGCGCGACGACGGCAGGGACTTTCGAGACGTGGCCCGCCCGATGCCCTACGGGCTCTCGGAGACCGAAGACGGCGTCGAGGGCGAGACCTTCGAGTGGGCGCTCCAGACCGACGCCTGTGGCGACTGCACCTTCTACGCCGAGGACGACGGCGTCGGAGCCTGCACGGTCCACGAGGACCGGCCGCTGATCTGTCAGACCTACCCGTTCTCGGTAGCGCTGGACAACACCGTCCAGCCGATGGGAGAGGCCGTCGACGAGGCCGGACTCGTCCGCGCTCACGAGTGTGAGGGGCTGGGTCGAGACATCGCGCGGGAAGACGCCGAAGAACTGGCCGCGACGCTCAAAGAGCGGGCGATCCGCGAACTGGAAGAAGCCATCGCAGTGAGAGACAGCTACGAGCCGGTCGAGCGCGCGGACGGCGAGGTAGTCGTCTACGACTCAGAAGGAGCGAAACGGCCCGACGGCACGCCCCGCTAG
- a CDS encoding class I SAM-dependent methyltransferase — translation MKGQEWYQTDDVAEEYESKRFSRGGQLIDRREKEAVLDAIGPVDDKSVLEVACGTGRFTAMLADRGADIVGLDISGPMLSQGREKAKSAGVDDHVEFMRGDAARLPFPDDHFDTVVAMRFFHLADTPASFLAEMRRVSKHQVFFDTFNRFSLRSLYNWALPMGSRLYSRWEVDRLLDGAGLELAGEAHDFVLPYGFYRKIPNDLASGFRSIDEVVGASPVGDKVASVSYWDTRV, via the coding sequence GTGAAAGGGCAGGAGTGGTACCAGACCGACGATGTCGCCGAGGAGTACGAGTCAAAGCGCTTCTCCCGTGGCGGACAACTCATCGACCGCCGCGAGAAGGAGGCCGTCCTCGACGCCATCGGTCCGGTCGACGACAAGTCCGTGCTCGAAGTAGCCTGTGGAACCGGGCGCTTCACCGCGATGCTGGCCGATCGCGGTGCCGACATCGTCGGCCTGGACATCTCCGGCCCGATGCTCTCACAGGGCCGCGAGAAGGCGAAATCGGCCGGCGTCGACGACCACGTGGAGTTCATGCGTGGCGACGCCGCTCGACTGCCCTTCCCCGACGACCACTTCGACACCGTCGTCGCCATGCGCTTTTTCCACCTGGCGGACACGCCGGCCTCCTTCCTCGCGGAGATGCGCCGGGTCTCCAAGCACCAGGTCTTTTTCGACACGTTCAATCGCTTCTCGCTGCGGTCGCTGTACAACTGGGCGCTCCCGATGGGATCGCGCCTCTACTCTCGGTGGGAGGTCGACCGGCTCCTCGACGGCGCGGGGCTCGAACTGGCCGGCGAAGCACACGACTTCGTCCTCCCCTACGGTTTCTACCGGAAGATCCCGAACGATCTCGCGTCCGGCTTCCGATCGATCGACGAGGTCGTCGGCGCGAGTCCCGTCGGCGACAAGGTCGCGTCGGTCTCCTACTGGGACACGCGCGTTTAA
- a CDS encoding MBL fold metallo-hydrolase has protein sequence MGMERISVPVATRAPSGQTNAYVLGRDRAAVIDPCARHERVDGALASRSLAHVLVTHHHPDHVGGVADYAAEHDATVWARRGRESAFEAATGVAPDRTFTGGTEIPVDDGQLRVVETPGHAPEHVAFATDDGLVCGDLAAATGSVAVGAPEGEMRAYCCSLRRVIARAPDRLFPGHGPVVDDAGETCRRLLAHRLDRERRVEAAVAEGSETLPAITDAAYDKDIESVRDLAEATVAAHLEKLAVEGRVAWDGEHARPPSA, from the coding sequence GTGGGTATGGAGCGGATCAGCGTCCCCGTCGCGACGCGCGCGCCGAGCGGACAGACGAACGCGTACGTCCTCGGGCGCGACCGTGCAGCCGTGATCGACCCGTGTGCTCGCCACGAACGCGTAGACGGCGCGCTGGCGTCACGCTCGCTCGCTCACGTCCTCGTCACGCATCACCACCCGGACCACGTCGGCGGTGTCGCCGACTACGCGGCCGAACACGACGCCACGGTGTGGGCGCGTCGGGGCCGCGAGTCGGCTTTCGAGGCCGCGACCGGCGTCGCGCCCGACCGGACGTTCACCGGCGGAACGGAGATCCCGGTCGACGACGGCCAGCTGCGAGTCGTCGAGACGCCGGGCCACGCACCCGAACACGTCGCCTTCGCGACCGACGACGGGCTCGTCTGTGGCGACCTGGCCGCGGCCACCGGCAGCGTCGCCGTCGGAGCACCGGAGGGAGAGATGCGAGCCTACTGCTGCTCGCTGCGGCGCGTGATCGCGCGTGCGCCCGACCGACTCTTCCCCGGTCACGGCCCCGTCGTCGACGACGCGGGCGAGACCTGCCGTCGCCTCCTCGCACACCGGCTCGATCGCGAGCGCCGGGTCGAGGCGGCCGTCGCCGAGGGGAGCGAGACGCTGCCGGCGATCACCGACGCGGCCTACGACAAGGACATCGAGAGCGTGCGAGACCTCGCCGAGGCGACCGTCGCCGCCCACCTCGAAAAGCTCGCCGTCGAGGGGCGCGTCGCGTGGGACGGCGAGCACGCACGGCCACCGTCGGCGTGA
- a CDS encoding TRAM domain-containing protein yields the protein MEISEKLLCLFSAEITDEGDRYTVEVPQREVDTGSVDPGETYRVALIRADEASEESEDPSPQPSQTPSSEPQPPVEPGEIRYVEIEDIGKQGDGIARVERGYVIIVPGAEIGERVKVEVSEVKSNFAVGEIIEETV from the coding sequence TTGGAAATCTCGGAGAAACTACTGTGTCTGTTTAGTGCGGAGATCACTGACGAGGGCGACCGCTACACCGTGGAGGTCCCACAGCGGGAGGTCGACACCGGATCCGTCGATCCGGGCGAGACGTATCGCGTCGCGCTGATCCGGGCCGACGAAGCGAGCGAGGAGAGCGAGGACCCGTCGCCACAGCCGTCCCAGACGCCGTCTTCGGAGCCCCAGCCCCCGGTCGAACCGGGCGAGATCCGCTACGTGGAGATCGAAGACATCGGCAAGCAAGGCGACGGCATCGCCCGCGTCGAACGGGGCTACGTGATCATCGTCCCCGGCGCTGAGATCGGCGAGCGCGTCAAGGTCGAGGTCAGCGAGGTCAAGTCGAACTTCGCCGTCGGCGAGATCATCGAAGAGACCGTCTAG
- a CDS encoding ABC transporter permease, which produces MDPRESFTIAARSIRSHKLRSTLTVIGVVIGIASVVTFATFGASVQAEVVGGIADSGANNVYVLGQPADEEGFQQALQPVFTEYDLDRLAEIDGVEAVVPRGSIPINAVTHRGDTVALQQATATTPEAVTDETLVAGRSFERGANETVLNRAAAEATFAENVTVGDEITVDRGDETWTLTVVGIVNGTAGELPVGNFGPQPGLYVPADPFYESVVESPNANARLRAYPQATVIADPASTLAVTDAVETYLQERSDARQLAPDGVELAARTSGDFAEQISDVIDQITRFVTGIAVIALVVGAIGIANIMLVSVTERTREIGIMKAVGARNRDVMELFLLEATLLGAGGALLGLPLGLAVAWGGTRYAEVGFAFAPFWSALAVLVGVLVGVVAGLYPAWRAARVDPIDALRYE; this is translated from the coding sequence ATGGACCCGCGCGAGTCGTTCACGATCGCGGCCCGCTCGATCCGCTCGCACAAGCTGCGCTCGACGCTGACGGTGATCGGCGTCGTCATCGGCATCGCCTCGGTCGTCACCTTCGCGACCTTCGGCGCGAGCGTCCAGGCCGAGGTCGTCGGCGGGATCGCCGACTCGGGGGCGAACAACGTCTACGTGCTCGGCCAGCCCGCCGACGAAGAGGGGTTCCAGCAGGCGCTCCAGCCCGTGTTCACCGAGTACGACCTCGACCGCCTCGCGGAGATCGACGGCGTCGAGGCGGTCGTCCCGCGGGGGTCGATCCCGATCAACGCGGTGACCCATCGAGGCGACACGGTGGCGCTCCAGCAGGCGACGGCCACGACCCCCGAGGCCGTCACCGACGAGACGCTGGTCGCCGGACGGAGCTTCGAGCGCGGTGCGAACGAGACGGTCCTCAACCGCGCCGCGGCCGAGGCCACGTTCGCGGAGAACGTCACCGTCGGCGACGAGATCACGGTCGATCGCGGCGACGAGACGTGGACGCTGACGGTCGTCGGCATCGTCAACGGGACCGCCGGCGAGTTGCCGGTGGGCAACTTCGGTCCGCAGCCGGGGCTCTACGTCCCAGCCGATCCCTTCTACGAGAGCGTCGTCGAGAGTCCGAACGCGAACGCTCGGCTGCGCGCGTACCCGCAGGCGACCGTCATCGCCGATCCGGCTTCGACGCTGGCCGTCACCGACGCGGTCGAGACGTACTTACAGGAGCGGTCCGACGCCCGCCAGCTCGCGCCCGACGGCGTCGAGCTGGCCGCCCGGACCAGCGGAGACTTCGCCGAGCAGATCAGCGACGTGATCGACCAGATCACACGCTTCGTCACGGGGATCGCGGTCATCGCGCTGGTGGTGGGCGCGATCGGCATCGCCAACATCATGCTGGTCAGCGTCACCGAGCGGACCCGCGAGATCGGGATCATGAAGGCCGTCGGCGCGCGCAACCGCGACGTGATGGAGCTGTTCTTGCTTGAGGCGACGCTGCTGGGTGCCGGCGGCGCGTTGCTCGGCCTCCCGCTGGGGCTCGCGGTCGCCTGGGGCGGGACCCGATACGCCGAGGTGGGCTTCGCGTTCGCACCCTTCTGGTCGGCGCTGGCCGTGCTGGTCGGCGTGCTGGTCGGCGTCGTCGCGGGGCTCTATCCGGCGTGGCGGGCCGCCCGCGTCGACCCGATCGACGCCCTCCGGTACGAGTGA
- a CDS encoding glycosyltransferase family 2 protein: protein MNLSVVVPTLNGREELSRCLDTLTAHVPDAETIVVNGPSADGTTGMVRARDDVEVLVEIADRTINTARNAGIDRATGDAVALLDRSFSVEDGWLDAVTDALGNAAVVTGPTHRKLPAGMTTEAPEERTIAGRDVTYFNPGNVAFASHVLDELDGFDEYLDIGGSRDLAHRLAESDHEVTWESGMCVRSEFEADGGIRQKDWHAKYQSLTYRLVKNYGVRPTVARRVVAHAGRDAVDSLVDVIRGEADPSQWLGTGRRVLRGTALGGKDGVTARRHDAPPRRNPNGRSARRDRAVEVYDDRDDSPTA from the coding sequence ATGAATCTCTCCGTGGTCGTCCCGACACTCAACGGTCGGGAAGAGCTGTCACGGTGTCTCGACACCCTGACGGCCCACGTCCCCGACGCCGAGACCATCGTGGTCAACGGCCCGTCGGCCGACGGCACCACGGGGATGGTCCGAGCGCGCGACGACGTGGAGGTGCTCGTCGAGATCGCCGACCGGACCATCAACACGGCCCGCAACGCGGGTATCGACCGCGCGACCGGGGACGCCGTTGCGCTGCTCGATCGTTCGTTCTCGGTCGAGGACGGGTGGCTCGACGCGGTGACCGACGCGCTGGGCAACGCCGCCGTCGTCACCGGACCCACCCACCGCAAGCTCCCGGCCGGGATGACGACCGAGGCTCCGGAAGAACGGACGATTGCGGGGCGTGACGTGACCTACTTCAACCCCGGCAACGTCGCGTTCGCCAGCCACGTGCTGGACGAACTGGACGGCTTCGACGAGTACCTCGACATCGGCGGGAGCCGCGATCTGGCCCACCGGCTGGCAGAGAGCGACCACGAGGTGACCTGGGAGAGCGGGATGTGCGTCCGCAGCGAGTTCGAGGCCGACGGCGGGATCCGACAGAAAGACTGGCACGCCAAGTACCAGTCGCTGACCTATCGGCTGGTGAAAAACTACGGCGTCCGCCCGACCGTCGCACGCCGTGTCGTCGCCCACGCCGGTCGCGACGCCGTCGACTCGCTGGTGGACGTGATCCGGGGCGAAGCCGACCCCTCACAGTGGCTCGGGACCGGTCGGCGCGTCCTTCGTGGCACCGCTCTCGGGGGGAAAGACGGCGTCACGGCCCGTCGGCACGACGCCCCGCCGCGGCGCAACCCCAACGGTCGGTCCGCACGCAGAGACCGCGCCGTCGAGGTGTACGACGACCGCGACGACAGTCCGACGGCGTAA